A genomic stretch from Candidatus Latescibacterota bacterium includes:
- a CDS encoding efflux RND transporter permease subunit, whose product MTGPFLRRPVTTWMVFTVFVVTGLYALPKLKIEAMPEVDLPSISVVTSWNGASPQAIQRSLTLPIEEAVRRVHGVESVRSESRPGRSSVEISFRRDVNLDFAELDINEQLGALRRDLPLGAQPPQVLPYVPEDFRTEQFFAASIQSPLPPNALRQRAEDWVLPRILGIEGVADASIQGGSRPVVKILFDKRKLDLYGLSVDQVMQAIRAMDAVAAAGVIHDDGLEKSISLREPLDMLRLEKAEVARRAGRIFRLGEVATLEAGHEDPLNIVRANGQNVVQLVVDKSSGANTVAVSKALRDALPGIEATLPFEAHFHVESDQGEDLEKKLWELVYRSLVILGLLFLLMAISLRQVKLTAIVTGSIFFAILISLSFFYFLKLSVNFITISGLTVSFGLLLDNSILVLDSVHRRLENLRKDGWSQLTRRAKLAVTTRSILAGTNEVVFPILATTLTTLVAFVSFIFLSGRLSLYYVPLAIAVATALMSSLFVAFGWIPVVLKQAWAGPLVKREQAGDRELEDEDALEAYVEELPDLDEAPRRFEKFVHWTQRLWWILLPGLVALCLWTGLDVYKNRVIKGGFFRMRDREQLFLYLQMPAGTDLRYTAEILRGFEEQLLPVPPGARVQANSFGNQATLSVTFEDSLRATEVPIMFRDRLIEVADRTGGSSIFLSGFSDTPYFKGSFGGSSFNSTIEVSGYNSKTLSEIGEKTLARLERNRRVRKARITSGRRFDRGLQDETVITLNRAELADRGLSVLDVVLQLRLLLRVDTPTQMRIDGKQERVQFSYAGAETIEYADLLGTLVPLPGGGQVRLDQLIAIEEVPTAGTVVRENQRYTINLNWEYVGTDRMRRATIQNTLEGMDLPYGYHAEEAEREFLTDEEEGQLKLMAVLAAVFIFIVLAALFESLSLPLLVLFSLPMAMVGVVLIFWLTHSEFDSSAQIGLVLLFGIVVNNAILLVSRYREEAALTLKALRGGDPGAEAALFDGQRAQLGGSDLRHLPRKEGRHLLRRAVDRGTRIRLRSILLTSLTTIVGLAPLLIHFQDNESKDIWENLALSSIGGLASSTVLLLLMMPALYYFFVRWLAWPVLGLGDRWQRWRDARRRRAAGEPSAASSL is encoded by the coding sequence GTGACCGGGCCCTTCCTGCGGCGGCCCGTCACCACCTGGATGGTCTTCACCGTCTTCGTGGTGACGGGTCTCTACGCGCTGCCCAAGCTCAAGATCGAGGCCATGCCCGAGGTGGACCTGCCGTCCATCTCCGTGGTGACGAGCTGGAACGGCGCCTCGCCGCAGGCGATCCAGCGCTCGCTGACGCTGCCCATCGAAGAGGCGGTGCGGCGGGTGCACGGGGTGGAGTCGGTGCGCTCCGAGAGCCGGCCCGGCCGCTCCAGCGTGGAGATCTCCTTCCGGCGGGACGTCAACCTGGACTTCGCCGAGCTGGACATCAACGAGCAGCTCGGCGCGCTGCGGCGCGATCTGCCCCTGGGCGCGCAGCCGCCCCAGGTGCTGCCCTACGTGCCCGAGGACTTCCGCACCGAGCAGTTCTTCGCCGCCAGCATCCAGTCGCCGCTGCCGCCCAACGCGCTGCGCCAGCGCGCGGAGGACTGGGTCCTGCCGCGCATCCTGGGCATCGAGGGCGTGGCCGACGCGTCGATCCAAGGCGGTTCGCGGCCGGTGGTGAAGATCCTCTTCGACAAGCGCAAGCTGGACCTCTACGGCCTCAGCGTCGACCAGGTCATGCAGGCGATCCGCGCCATGGACGCGGTCGCGGCCGCCGGGGTGATCCACGACGACGGCCTCGAGAAGTCCATCTCCCTGCGCGAGCCGCTGGACATGCTGCGGCTGGAGAAGGCCGAGGTGGCGCGGCGCGCCGGGCGCATCTTCCGGCTGGGCGAGGTGGCCACGCTGGAGGCGGGACACGAGGACCCGCTGAACATCGTGCGCGCCAACGGCCAGAACGTGGTGCAGCTCGTGGTGGACAAGAGCTCCGGCGCCAACACCGTGGCCGTGAGCAAGGCGTTGCGCGACGCCCTGCCGGGCATCGAGGCCACGCTGCCCTTCGAGGCGCACTTCCACGTGGAGTCCGACCAGGGCGAGGATCTCGAGAAGAAGCTCTGGGAGCTGGTCTATCGCAGCCTGGTCATCCTGGGCCTGCTCTTCCTGCTCATGGCCATCAGCCTCCGCCAGGTCAAGCTCACCGCAATCGTGACGGGTTCGATCTTCTTCGCCATCCTGATCAGCCTGAGCTTCTTCTACTTCCTCAAGCTCTCGGTGAACTTCATCACCATCAGCGGGCTGACGGTGAGCTTCGGCCTGCTGCTGGACAACAGCATCCTGGTGCTGGACTCCGTGCACCGCCGGCTGGAGAACCTGCGCAAGGACGGCTGGAGCCAGCTCACCCGCCGCGCCAAGCTCGCCGTGACCACGCGCAGCATCCTCGCGGGGACGAACGAGGTGGTCTTTCCCATCCTCGCCACCACGCTGACCACGCTGGTGGCCTTCGTCTCCTTCATCTTCCTGTCGGGACGCCTCTCGCTCTACTACGTGCCCTTGGCCATCGCCGTGGCCACCGCCCTGATGTCCTCGCTCTTCGTCGCCTTCGGCTGGATCCCGGTGGTGCTCAAGCAGGCCTGGGCGGGGCCCCTGGTCAAGCGCGAGCAGGCGGGCGATCGCGAGCTGGAGGACGAGGACGCGCTGGAGGCCTACGTCGAGGAGCTGCCCGACCTGGACGAGGCGCCGCGGCGCTTCGAGAAGTTCGTCCACTGGACGCAGCGGCTCTGGTGGATCCTGCTGCCGGGCCTGGTGGCGCTCTGCCTGTGGACGGGCCTGGACGTCTACAAGAACCGCGTCATCAAGGGCGGCTTCTTCCGCATGCGCGACCGCGAGCAGCTCTTCCTCTACCTGCAGATGCCCGCCGGCACCGACCTGCGCTACACGGCCGAGATCCTGCGCGGCTTCGAGGAGCAGCTCCTGCCCGTGCCCCCCGGCGCGCGCGTCCAGGCCAACTCCTTCGGCAACCAGGCCACCTTGAGCGTCACCTTCGAGGACAGCCTCCGGGCCACCGAGGTGCCGATCATGTTCCGCGACCGGCTCATCGAGGTGGCCGACCGGACGGGCGGCAGCTCCATCTTCCTCTCGGGCTTCTCCGACACGCCCTACTTCAAGGGCTCCTTCGGCGGCTCGTCGTTCAACTCCACGATCGAGGTGTCGGGCTACAACTCGAAGACGCTGAGCGAGATCGGCGAGAAGACCCTGGCCCGGCTCGAGCGCAACCGGCGCGTGCGGAAGGCCCGCATCACCAGCGGCCGCCGCTTCGACCGCGGCCTGCAGGACGAGACCGTCATCACCCTGAATCGCGCGGAGCTGGCGGACCGCGGGCTCAGCGTGCTGGACGTGGTGCTGCAGCTGCGCCTGCTGCTGCGCGTGGACACCCCCACGCAGATGCGCATCGACGGCAAGCAGGAGCGCGTGCAGTTCAGCTACGCGGGCGCGGAGACCATCGAGTACGCCGATCTGCTGGGCACGCTGGTCCCGCTCCCCGGTGGCGGACAGGTGCGGCTGGACCAGCTCATCGCGATCGAGGAGGTGCCCACGGCGGGCACGGTGGTGCGCGAGAACCAGCGCTACACCATCAACCTGAACTGGGAGTACGTGGGCACCGACCGCATGCGCCGGGCCACGATCCAGAACACCCTGGAGGGCATGGACCTCCCCTACGGCTACCACGCCGAGGAGGCCGAGCGCGAGTTCCTCACCGACGAGGAGGAGGGACAGCTCAAGCTCATGGCGGTGCTGGCGGCGGTGTTCATCTTCATCGTGCTGGCCGCGCTCTTCGAGAGCCTGAGCCTGCCGTTGCTGGTGCTGTTCTCGCTGCCCATGGCCATGGTCGGCGTCGTGCTGATCTTCTGGCTGACGCACTCGGAGTTCGACTCGTCGGCGCAGATCGGCCTCGTGCTGCTCTTCGGAATCGTCGTGAACAACGCCATCCTGCTCGTGAGCCGCTACCGCGAGGAGGCGGCGCTCACGCTCAAGGCCCTGCGCGGCGGCGACCCCGGCGCGGAGGCAGCGCTCTTCGACGGCCAGCGCGCCCAGCTCGGCGGCAGCGACCTGCGGCACCTGCCCCGCAAGGAGGGACGCCACCTGCTGCGCCGCGCCGTGGACCGGGGCACGCGGATCCGCCTGCGCTCGATCCTGCTCACCAGCCTCACGACCATCGTGGGTCTGGCGCCGCTCCTGATCCACTTCCAGGACAACGAGTCCAAGGACATCTGGGAGAACCTGGCGCTCTCGTCGATCGGCGGACTGGCCTCGAGCACGGTGCTGCTGCTGCTCATGATGCCGGCGCTCTACTACTTCTTCGTGCGCTGGCTGGCCTGGCCCGTGCTCGGCCTCGGGGACCGCTGGCAGCGCTGGCGCGACGCCCGCCGCCGGCGCGCCGCGGGCGAGCCCTCGGCGGCCTCGTCGCTCTAG
- a CDS encoding Hpt domain-containing protein: MGTDALGPRLASLRPSLEERCRALDLDFTLTQPPGAVQLAPAAGDALGGGLEAALAALPRRAAHRTGRGRLALGLALTPAAQLRVLLEDDRPGLPVRSQGELFAGLEADPPALPADDLLGLGPLSAALAPLGQRPDFLSSALGSLLWWDLPVDLEGADAGPRAAGAAPPGWSRQAVLDRADLLRRLGGNAGIAERVIAVFREDAPEQLASLRKAKDLETLRRLCHGLKGAARNVGGLMLSEVARAGEWEASRGRADRVAAILPRLDWEFARLEAAWERGPVTRGSD, from the coding sequence ATGGGGACCGACGCTCTCGGACCGCGGCTGGCGAGCCTGCGCCCCTCCCTCGAGGAGCGCTGCCGCGCGCTGGATCTCGACTTCACGCTGACGCAGCCACCGGGCGCCGTGCAGCTCGCGCCGGCCGCGGGCGACGCGCTCGGGGGCGGGCTCGAGGCCGCGCTGGCGGCCCTGCCGCGGCGCGCCGCCCATCGCACGGGCCGGGGACGTCTCGCGCTCGGCCTGGCGCTGACGCCGGCGGCCCAGCTCCGCGTGCTGCTCGAGGACGACCGCCCCGGCCTCCCCGTCCGCAGCCAGGGCGAGCTCTTCGCGGGACTCGAGGCCGACCCGCCCGCGCTTCCCGCCGACGACCTGCTGGGCCTCGGCCCGCTCAGCGCCGCCCTGGCGCCCCTGGGGCAGCGGCCGGACTTCCTCAGCAGCGCCCTCGGCAGCCTGCTCTGGTGGGACCTGCCCGTCGACCTCGAGGGTGCGGACGCAGGTCCGCGCGCGGCCGGCGCGGCGCCGCCGGGCTGGAGTCGACAGGCCGTCCTCGACCGGGCGGACCTCCTGCGGCGCCTGGGCGGCAACGCGGGGATCGCGGAGCGGGTGATCGCCGTCTTCCGGGAGGACGCGCCGGAGCAGCTCGCGTCGCTGCGCAAGGCGAAGGACCTGGAGACCCTGCGGCGGCTCTGTCACGGCCTCAAGGGGGCCGCGCGGAACGTCGGCGGGCTGATGCTCTCCGAGGTGGCGCGGGCGGGCGAGTGGGAGGCGTCGCGCGGGCGCGCGGACCGGGTGGCGGCCATCCTGCCGCGGCTGGACTGGGAGTTCGCGCGCCTGGAGGCGGCCTGGGAGCGCGGTCCCGTCACCCGGGGTTCGGACTAG
- a CDS encoding histidine phosphatase family protein: MELLLLRHGIAIDRDDPDCPPEEQRQLTAEGERRTRDCALGLRALGVEPAGVYASPLLRALQTASIAADVLCGDPRAVKEWPELAYWVDPELALAKADALGPGLHVLVGHRPHLDLLLAAAVGVDEPFTVLKKSGAALVARSRGHAGELRWLFAPSQLRQLGRR, encoded by the coding sequence ATGGAACTCCTGCTCCTGCGCCACGGCATCGCCATCGACCGCGACGACCCCGACTGCCCCCCCGAGGAACAGCGCCAGCTCACCGCGGAGGGCGAGCGGCGCACCCGCGACTGCGCCCTGGGGCTGCGCGCCCTGGGGGTCGAGCCGGCCGGCGTCTACGCGAGTCCCCTGCTGCGCGCCCTCCAGACGGCCTCGATCGCCGCGGACGTGCTCTGCGGCGACCCGCGGGCCGTGAAGGAGTGGCCCGAACTCGCCTACTGGGTGGACCCGGAGCTGGCCCTCGCCAAGGCCGACGCCCTCGGCCCCGGCCTTCACGTTCTGGTGGGCCACCGGCCCCATCTCGACCTGCTCCTGGCCGCGGCGGTGGGCGTGGACGAGCCCTTCACCGTCCTCAAGAAGTCCGGCGCGGCGCTGGTGGCCCGCAGCCGCGGGCACGCGGGGGAGCTGCGCTGGCTCTTCGCCCCGAGCCAGCTGCGCCAGCTCGGGCGGCGCTAG
- a CDS encoding exopolyphosphatase, whose translation MVIARFVGYDLEVLDRLREPVRLAEGLDADRHLSPDSQARALACLEQFGQRLRPLDPRFLRAVGTNTFRRARDAAAFRAAAEAALGLPIEVLSGHEEARLIYLGVAQTSPFETRRRLVVDIGGGSTELIIGEGIESLVGFSQQLGCVSVTARHFPDGALKAERFRAAETAAALELRPIREALRKLGWVSCLGSSGTINAIAQILSARGWGGPLITREGLERLRDEMLAHGSTAALAAESPESEAVRPDRWAVLPGGLAVLMACFGSLRIESMRPSAGALREGVLYDLIGRIHHRDARDRSIRRLVEQYHVDQEQSQRVESACHALLEAVAVPWGLEPERSRRLLSWAAALHEIGLAVAYSNYHRHGAYLVANGELPGFSAEGQALLAAMLRGQRRRLLREFFAGLPASWQDEGLRLCILLRLAVLLYRSRQPEPLPALRVKAGETSLALRFPSGWLRRHPLTRADLQRERDQLRTVGFTLTTGESPRAQ comes from the coding sequence ATGGTGATCGCCCGCTTCGTGGGCTACGACCTGGAGGTCCTGGACCGCCTCCGCGAACCCGTGCGCCTGGCCGAGGGCCTGGACGCCGACCGGCACCTCTCCCCCGACTCCCAGGCCCGCGCGCTGGCCTGCCTCGAGCAGTTCGGCCAGCGCCTGCGTCCGCTGGACCCCCGGTTCCTGCGCGCGGTGGGCACCAACACCTTCCGCCGCGCGCGGGACGCCGCCGCCTTCCGCGCCGCGGCCGAGGCCGCGCTGGGCCTGCCCATCGAGGTGCTGTCGGGGCACGAGGAGGCGCGGCTCATCTACCTGGGCGTGGCGCAGACCTCGCCCTTCGAGACCCGGCGCCGCCTGGTGGTGGACATCGGCGGCGGCAGCACCGAGCTGATCATCGGCGAGGGCATCGAGAGCCTCGTGGGCTTCAGCCAGCAGCTGGGCTGCGTCAGCGTGACGGCGCGACACTTTCCCGACGGCGCGCTCAAGGCCGAGCGCTTCCGCGCCGCCGAGACCGCGGCCGCGCTGGAGCTGCGGCCCATCCGCGAGGCGCTGCGCAAGCTGGGCTGGGTCTCGTGCCTGGGGTCGAGCGGGACCATCAACGCCATCGCCCAGATCCTCTCGGCCCGCGGCTGGGGCGGGCCGCTGATCACGCGGGAGGGCCTCGAGCGCCTGCGGGACGAGATGCTCGCCCACGGCTCCACGGCGGCCCTGGCGGCCGAGAGCCCCGAGAGCGAGGCGGTGCGGCCCGACCGCTGGGCGGTGCTGCCCGGCGGCCTGGCCGTGCTGATGGCCTGCTTCGGCAGCCTGCGCATCGAGAGCATGCGCCCGTCGGCCGGGGCGCTGCGCGAGGGCGTGCTCTACGATCTCATCGGCCGCATCCACCACCGCGACGCGCGGGATCGCAGCATCCGCCGGCTCGTGGAGCAGTACCACGTGGACCAGGAGCAGTCGCAGCGCGTGGAGAGCGCCTGCCACGCGCTGCTGGAGGCCGTGGCCGTCCCCTGGGGGCTGGAGCCCGAGCGCAGCCGGCGCCTGCTGAGCTGGGCGGCGGCGCTGCACGAGATCGGCCTGGCCGTCGCCTACTCCAACTACCACCGCCACGGGGCCTATCTCGTGGCCAACGGCGAGTTGCCCGGCTTTTCCGCCGAGGGCCAGGCGCTGCTGGCGGCCATGCTGCGCGGGCAGCGCCGTCGACTGCTGCGGGAGTTCTTCGCGGGCCTGCCCGCCAGCTGGCAGGACGAGGGCCTGCGCCTCTGCATCCTCCTGCGCCTGGCCGTGCTGCTCTACCGCAGCCGCCAGCCCGAGCCGCTGCCCGCGCTGCGGGTGAAGGCCGGCGAGACCAGCCTCGCCCTGCGCTTCCCGTCGGGCTGGCTGCGGCGCCACCCCCTGACGCGCGCCGATCTCCAGCGCGAGCGCGACCAGCTGCGGACCGTGGGCTTCACCCTCACGACCGGCGAGTCGCCCCGGGCTCAGTAG
- the ppk2 gene encoding polyphosphate kinase 2, which yields MAKKKNDQGSGPETIDTAFYEAELYRLQVELVKLQEWIKARGKRVVVIFEGRDAAGKGGVITRITEALNPRICRVVALGVPTERERGQWYFQRYVAQLPAAGELVLFDRSWYNRAGVERVMGFCSDDEVREFYRSCPEFERMLVRAGTRLIKYWFSISDDEQERRFQDRAKDPVKRWKLSAMDLESRHYWEEYSRAKDEMFAVTDIKQAPWYVVNADVKKRARLNTIHHLLSLFDYEDLTPGRIRLPKRSKPSGYVRPPLSDQTFVPEIY from the coding sequence ATGGCGAAGAAGAAGAACGACCAGGGCTCGGGGCCGGAGACCATCGACACGGCCTTCTACGAGGCCGAGCTCTACCGGCTGCAGGTGGAGCTGGTGAAGCTGCAGGAGTGGATCAAGGCGCGGGGCAAGCGCGTGGTGGTGATCTTCGAGGGGCGCGACGCCGCCGGCAAGGGGGGCGTCATCACGCGCATCACCGAGGCGCTCAATCCGCGCATCTGCCGGGTGGTGGCCCTGGGCGTGCCCACCGAGCGCGAGCGGGGGCAGTGGTACTTCCAGCGCTACGTCGCCCAGCTGCCGGCCGCCGGCGAGCTGGTGCTCTTCGACCGCTCCTGGTACAACCGCGCCGGCGTGGAGCGGGTCATGGGCTTCTGCAGCGACGACGAGGTCCGCGAGTTCTACCGCAGCTGCCCGGAGTTCGAGCGCATGCTGGTGCGCGCGGGCACCCGCCTGATCAAGTACTGGTTCTCCATCAGCGACGACGAGCAGGAGCGCCGCTTCCAGGACCGCGCCAAGGACCCCGTCAAGCGCTGGAAGCTCAGCGCGATGGACCTGGAGTCCCGCCACTACTGGGAGGAGTACTCCCGCGCGAAGGACGAGATGTTCGCCGTGACGGACATCAAGCAGGCGCCCTGGTACGTGGTGAACGCGGACGTCAAGAAGCGCGCGCGGCTGAACACCATCCACCATCTGCTCAGCCTCTTCGACTACGAGGACCTGACGCCCGGCCGCATCCGCCTGCCCAAGCGCAGCAAGCCGTCGGGCTACGTGCGCCCGCCGCTGAGCGACCAGACCTTCGTCCCCGAGATCTACTGA
- a CDS encoding SRPBCC family protein has protein sequence MRIHTLDRSLVLPQPVETVFAFFADARNLEAITPPWLRFRVLDPAPIRMETGARIHYRLRVHGLPLRWESEITVWEPPLRFVDVQRRGPYRLWEHEHCFEPCAEGTRVLDHVDYAVPGGALVHRLLVARDVNAIFDYRGRVLAQRFAAGG, from the coding sequence GTGCGCATCCACACGCTCGATCGTTCGCTGGTGCTGCCCCAGCCGGTGGAGACGGTCTTCGCCTTCTTCGCCGACGCGCGCAACCTGGAGGCCATCACGCCGCCCTGGCTGCGCTTCCGCGTGCTGGACCCGGCGCCGATCCGCATGGAGACGGGCGCGCGCATCCACTATCGGCTGCGGGTCCACGGCCTTCCGCTGCGCTGGGAGAGCGAGATCACGGTCTGGGAGCCGCCGCTGCGCTTCGTGGACGTCCAGCGCCGCGGGCCCTACCGGCTCTGGGAGCACGAGCACTGCTTCGAGCCCTGCGCGGAGGGCACCCGCGTCCTCGACCACGTCGACTACGCGGTGCCGGGCGGCGCGCTCGTCCACCGGCTGCTGGTGGCGCGGGACGTGAACGCCATCTTCGACTACCGCGGCCGGGTCCTGGCCCAGCGTTTCGCGGCCGGGGGCTGA
- a CDS encoding ATP-dependent zinc protease produces the protein MDEAPKDDAPRLIGWREIVAIPDWGIEAIEAKVDTGARSSAIDVSQIEELPDGRVRFHVALDRAGELLSPAVETAVSRRVRIRSSLGHAHDRLIVRAHIQVAGVDKEIEIGLVRRRRMLSRMLLGRLALQGDFHVDPGRRYLFVKPARRKRKRRPASKDTP, from the coding sequence ATGGACGAAGCGCCCAAGGACGACGCCCCGCGCCTCATCGGCTGGCGCGAGATCGTGGCCATCCCCGACTGGGGCATCGAGGCCATCGAGGCCAAGGTGGACACGGGCGCGCGCAGCAGCGCCATCGACGTGTCCCAGATCGAGGAGCTGCCGGACGGCCGCGTGCGCTTCCACGTGGCGCTCGACCGCGCCGGCGAGCTGCTCAGCCCCGCCGTGGAGACCGCCGTGAGCCGCCGCGTGCGCATCCGCTCCAGCCTCGGCCACGCGCACGACCGCCTGATCGTGCGCGCGCACATCCAGGTGGCGGGGGTCGACAAGGAGATCGAGATCGGGCTGGTCCGCCGCCGCCGGATGCTCTCGCGCATGCTGCTGGGACGTCTGGCGCTGCAGGGAGACTTCCACGTGGACCCGGGTCGCCGCTACCTCTTCGTCAAGCCGGCGCGCCGCAAGCGCAAGCGCCGGCCCGCCAGCAAGGACACGCCATGA